The DNA window CCGCTAGGCTTTGGTTGAGCAACGTGATAACACCCTGGCGCTGTTTGCTGGTCAGCCCAATATTGACTTTTTGCATGGCTAGATTTCCTGAGTTAATGGGGGTATTGCGTCAAAAGAGTTACTACACCACAAGCTGCTCTGCATGGCAAAGACGATTGGATTGAGGTAAGTTCTTAACGCCGATCTCGGTATTACACATCCAAGTTTTAGAAGGCTACGGTTTTACTTCCCGATTGAATTGATTGAGTAAGTGATGAATCTTAACAGCCGTGGTTCACGACTCTTGGCTGTTTAAGGTCGGGCACCCTACCTAACCTACAAAATCTGGATATCATAGGCACTTCATTTCTTAGTCAAGACGCGCAGTGCTTCTCTAAACGTGGGAAAATCTGCGCATCTTAGTCGATGTGGGGTTACTTAGGACTAACTTCTGCGTTGATATCGACTGACTGAATACCCTCAAATGCCATGACTAGGGGTTCAATCTCGTTAAACTGCTCTTGGGTTACCACGGTGCCATCGATCGTTGCCATTCCACTGTCGTCGTCAACATCAACCGCCAATCGACTACCTGGCAGTTCACTTTCTAGGGAATTGCGCACATCAACGGCTAAATCTCCTGAGGTTTGCTGTGCAGGATTGCCATCGCGCTGTTCACGGGCGCGGGCATCTGATTCTAGTTGGTCGCTGCGTACGCCGCTATCTGTAGCAGTGGTGTCAGAAGCCGCGCTATCTGTAGCCGTGGTGTCAGAAGTCGCGCTATCTGTAGCCGCGGTGTCAGAACTTTCGCTACAGGCTGCCGTAGCCCCCAGCAATAGAAAGCTACCTAGCACTAACGGAATTATTTTCTTCATGGTTAAAACCTTTTTTTACGGGTGTTATCGAAATCAAAGGGGCGATCGCCTCAGATGATCTCTGGGCAATGAACCTCATCCAAGTTCAGACGAGAAGTTCTGCCTGTGAAAAAACGGCGTTGCTGAATAGCAGAATGATTCCGCAAAATTTTGCATGGAGTTTCAAGGCTCCTAGCTAGAGGTTCACACCCTGATTCAGCAACACCGGAAAACTACCGATCCAGAGATGGACTTGGTCTATTTTTCCAAAGGGTGGGCATTGCTTGCCCTACGTCACCTGTCCTTGCTGGAGCTAGAACTGGTTTCTTGTATCAGGCATCCCCGAACGTGGGCCCGAGGACATTCCAGTAGCACTTCTTCTATCAACACCTTTTGGTGGTGTAGGGGTATTGTGGGTTGTAGCTGTAGGGCTATTGTGGGTTGTAGCAGACTGATCTCCCATTGCGTAAACATCCCACTCGTGAATGTTTTGGTGCTTGAGGATGGGTTCAGCGCGGGCAATGTCGTTTTCTGTGCCATCAACGATGACGAGATACTTACCCTGAGACAAGTGCTCGTTATAGACCTTAGCCCGATCTTCAGGGATACCCAAGCCCACTAGTGCGCCCACTAAGCCACCGGCAGCAGCACCGATCGCTCCACCAGCAACCGTCGAGGCGATCGCTGTAGCGGCTGCCCCAGCTAGCATAATTGGGCCAACTCCAGGAATTGCCAATGTACCTAGCCCGACAAGTAGACCGGTAAGCCCACCCACCGCGCCACCAGAGAGAGCGCCTGTTGTCGCACCATCATCGGCATGGTTACCGTCATTAGCTTTAAGATCTTGAACCTGAGTATTTCCAGTCTGACCCGACTGATTAAGATACTCTGAATCTTGACCAATAATGGATACATGATCCATCTTGTAGCCAATGTCTTTTAGATCTCTTAAAGCTTTCTCTGTGGTTTGATAGTCGGCAAAAACGCCGACACCACGTTGATCCTTCAAAACAACCATTCTATGCTCCTTGTGTTAAAAAAAAATGGGCTGGCACAACACCATACCCAACGGGACTGTCGATTGAGAAATAATGGTTAGTCAACAGCTTTTTTGACGTTATCTTTGGCATCTTCGATGGCGCTGCGTACATCACCTTCGGCCTGTTTGGCTTTACCTTTAGCCTGGGCTTCATGGTTGCCGGTTAGATCGCCGGTGGTCTCTTCAACTTTGCCTTCAACCTTCTTGGCGGCGGCCTTGGCTTTATCTTTAAGACTCATGGTGGGCTCCTTTTGCGAGTTGTCATAGCCTGACTTTGTGAAGTTAGAACAGTCGGGCTATGAAGCTAGTGTTAACCATAGATGTTCTATTTCATGAGTGAATTGTTTAAAAAAATAGACTGATTGAAAAGTTCAGTAAGCTTGACTTTTTAATGTATAAATAATGGTAGTGTGTCACCCAAGTTAAGACGTTGCAAGAATTTCGTGGAAGCTTCGTCAGTCCATCAGACTAACATGTCTTGGTGTTGATGTTGGCTACTTACTCCTCTAGAGAAAAAGAGTTGAGGGCTTGCGTATACCCGGAGTCTTGGGTGCCTAGGAGGCGATCCCAAAAGGTAAAGTAAAGCCCGTAGTGCACATTGTATTTGAGGTGATGAATAGAGTGGTGGGCTGGGCCAATCACCCATTGCCCTAGCCAGTGGTGGGGAAACAGGGCAGGCAGGTGATCTGGCCCCAAGTGGTTGAGCACTGCCCACACGGTCATGGTGGTGAGGACGGCAATCATGGTGATGAAGTGTAGCGGCAGCACAAACACCAGCCCCACCAAAAATAGCGCCTGCACCAAGGCTTCTAGGGGATCAAAGGCAAAGGAGGTCCAGGGGGTGGGGTAGCGCGATCGGTGGTGCCCCTGGTGCATCCAGGCAAAGAGTTTGGGGTGATGAAACAGGCGGTGAGTGAAGTAAAAGTAGGTGTCTTGCAACACCAACGCGGCCCCATAGCTGGCTCCTAGGTACCACAGACCGTAGGTGTGGGGATCGCTGTAGAGGCGGGTTAACCCGGCGCTGTAGGTTGAGAGAATGAGGGCAGCCGCGATCGCAAACACCACCGCTGCGATCGCAGACAGCCGAATATCGTGGCGAATGGTTTGCCAGGAGGGAGACCGGGCGGGCATTCTTTCAGCCCCACCAGAGCTATAAAACACCCAGTAGGTGAGCCCTGCGACTAAAAAATAGCGCCCGAGAATAATCCCTAAAAAGGCGACACTATAAAATTCAAACGAGTCTTCTCTCAAACGGATTCAGTCCTTGCTATGCCCTTTTACGTTACTCCTACAGCACGACAATGCCCGGCTGGGGTGCGCGTAAATCGTCTAACGAGAGCTGGGGGCTCCCGGTGTAATACCGAGTTTAGCAGCAGCTTGAGGAGGGTTTCAATGGCAACTTGCTTGACGTTGACCCATCAGGCGGGGCATGGCTGATCTCCTGCGCAGGTTTGCCGTTGTTGAATGAGCCTTACACCCAGCCCAGTTCAGGAGATGAAAGTTTCCCGAAGATAAAGAACTACTTCTAGACTTGGATTTGCTGTGTTAGCAGCTATGCTATGATGTCACACCCACGCTTGACTTACTGTTTAAGCAGCCTTTGATTTGATTGATTTTGTAAATATCTCACACCCACGCTTGAACTACTGTTTAAGCAGCGTTTGATTTGATTGATTTCGTTAAAAACTTAACAAATTCCTCGAATGCTCTCATGTCCTACCTCTCTCACTTTCCCACCTCTGTTCTTCGCCGTGTCTGTTACATATACAGGTAGGATATCCGCACTAGGGGTGTTTACACGTCACGTAGGATTGCTGTAGGTACCAATCGTTTGAGGCATGGTCTGGATAAATTCTTAGTAGACGGTCATCTTGTCTATCCAGTAAGAATTCTCCATCTCAACAACATCTGTAGCATGGACACCAGTATGGACACCGAATTCAGCTAAATGAGTGGGTCTGGTCAACGTATGAGCTGGAATACTCTAAGATTGATGGATAGATGAGCAAATGTCCTTAGGAGACTTAACTATTGATGGAATCTGCGCAGTTAAGCAAATGGTGGGATTCCCTACACTCTAGTTTTTGGTTTGTGCCATCACTCATGGTAGGGCTAGCCATCGGGCTTTCGTTGCTGACCATTGGTATCGACCACCGGATAGAGGCTGACATCATCAGCGATATGACCTGGTTATACTCATTGGGGCCTAGCGGATCGCGGGCGGTACTCTCTGCGATCGCGGGTTCTATGATGAGCGTCGCCACAACGGCATTTTCCATCACGATTGTGGCGCTGCAGCTAGCCTCTTCCCAGTTCGGGCCGCGTCTGCTGCGAAATTTTATGCAAGATACCGGCAACCAGGTGGTGCTGGGTACGTTTATTTCTACCTTTGTCTATTGCCTGATGGTGCTGCGCACGGTCAATGAGTCGGAGGGCCAAGAGTTTGTGCCCCATGTGGCGGTCACCTGCGCCATTGGCTTAGCGATCGCCAGCATTGGCGTACTCATTTACTTTCTGCACCATGCTGCCTCATCCATTCAGGTCGATAATATTATCAAAGCTGTCGGCGAAGACTTAGAGCAAGCCATCCAGCGGCTGTTTCCTAAAACCACAGAGCATAGCGTCTTAAGCCAGGCGGAAGAAGCGACCGAAATCGATATCCCCACCGGTTTTTATAGCCATTCTTACCCCATCTATGCGAAGAGTGACGGCTATCTCCAGGCCATTGACGATGGCCAACTGATGCAGATCGCCACGAAGAACAATCTAATCATTCAAGTGCAGTTGCGCGCCGGTCGCTTTGTGGTTCGGGGTAGCGAACTGGCGCGAGTCTTCCCTAAGTGCAAGGTCAATAAGCCCCTGACATCCCAGCTTGATGGGGCCTTTGTGCTTGGATCTAAGCGCACCAACCAGCAAGATTTAGAATTTTCTATCAACCAGCTCGTTGAGATTGCGGTGCGAGCCCTGTCGCCAGGCATTAATGATCCGTTTACTGCCGTTCGCTGTATCGACCAAATCAGTGCCACCCTATGCTATCTAGCCCGGCGCGATATCCCCTCGCCCTACCATTATGACAACCAAGATCGACTGCGATTGTTGATGACATCCTTGGCGTTTGTCGATGTCACCGATGCCGCCTTTAACCAAATTCGGCAGAACGGGCGATCGAGCGTGGCGGTCACCATCCGGTTGCTGGAGGCGATCGCCGTCATTGCCCCTTTCACCTACCGACCAGCCGATCGCGCCGCCCTCCGTCGCCAGGCCCAGATGATTGAGCGAGGCAGCCAAGAGGCGATCGCTGAAGAGCTCGATCGCCAGGATATTCAAGCGCAATACTTAGACGCTATCCGTGCGATCGAGCAAATTTAAGATAGATTACCTATGGCTTGAAAAGTCCCTCTCCCGCCCTGGGAGAGGGATTTAGGGTGAGGGCGATAGGTAGCAGGTCATCCAAGAGTAAGTCTTAGATCCTAAACCCTAGCTGGAGCAGCATACTTTGAAGTGGTACGAACGCTACGAGTTCCAGTACTGGCACCCAATAGAGACGAAGCCAAGGCCAACAAAGAGCCAATAAAGAACGACCAGCCTGCCTTTGCAGCATTACCCGCAATATCTCTAGTTTGATCGGCTGTTACCTCGGGCGCTGTGTCCGGTAACGTCAGCCCACCCTGCTGAGCCTGAGCAATGGCATCACCGGCGTTAGACGCTACG is part of the Leptolyngbya sp. CCY15150 genome and encodes:
- a CDS encoding BON domain-containing protein — its product is MKKIIPLVLGSFLLLGATAACSESSDTAATDSATSDTTATDSAASDTTATDSGVRSDQLESDARAREQRDGNPAQQTSGDLAVDVRNSLESELPGSRLAVDVDDDSGMATIDGTVVTQEQFNEIEPLVMAFEGIQSVDINAEVSPK
- a CDS encoding general stress protein, coding for MVVLKDQRGVGVFADYQTTEKALRDLKDIGYKMDHVSIIGQDSEYLNQSGQTGNTQVQDLKANDGNHADDGATTGALSGGAVGGLTGLLVGLGTLAIPGVGPIMLAGAAATAIASTVAGGAIGAAAGGLVGALVGLGIPEDRAKVYNEHLSQGKYLVIVDGTENDIARAEPILKHQNIHEWDVYAMGDQSATTHNSPTATTHNTPTPPKGVDRRSATGMSSGPRSGMPDTRNQF
- a CDS encoding CsbD family protein, with the protein product MSLKDKAKAAAKKVEGKVEETTGDLTGNHEAQAKGKAKQAEGDVRSAIEDAKDNVKKAVD
- a CDS encoding sterol desaturase family protein — translated: MREDSFEFYSVAFLGIILGRYFLVAGLTYWVFYSSGGAERMPARSPSWQTIRHDIRLSAIAAVVFAIAAALILSTYSAGLTRLYSDPHTYGLWYLGASYGAALVLQDTYFYFTHRLFHHPKLFAWMHQGHHRSRYPTPWTSFAFDPLEALVQALFLVGLVFVLPLHFITMIAVLTTMTVWAVLNHLGPDHLPALFPHHWLGQWVIGPAHHSIHHLKYNVHYGLYFTFWDRLLGTQDSGYTQALNSFSLEE
- a CDS encoding DUF2254 domain-containing protein — its product is MESAQLSKWWDSLHSSFWFVPSLMVGLAIGLSLLTIGIDHRIEADIISDMTWLYSLGPSGSRAVLSAIAGSMMSVATTAFSITIVALQLASSQFGPRLLRNFMQDTGNQVVLGTFISTFVYCLMVLRTVNESEGQEFVPHVAVTCAIGLAIASIGVLIYFLHHAASSIQVDNIIKAVGEDLEQAIQRLFPKTTEHSVLSQAEEATEIDIPTGFYSHSYPIYAKSDGYLQAIDDGQLMQIATKNNLIIQVQLRAGRFVVRGSELARVFPKCKVNKPLTSQLDGAFVLGSKRTNQQDLEFSINQLVEIAVRALSPGINDPFTAVRCIDQISATLCYLARRDIPSPYHYDNQDRLRLLMTSLAFVDVTDAAFNQIRQNGRSSVAVTIRLLEAIAVIAPFTYRPADRAALRRQAQMIERGSQEAIAEELDRQDIQAQYLDAIRAIEQI